From the Callithrix jacchus isolate 240 chromosome 22, calJac240_pri, whole genome shotgun sequence genome, the window TCAGACATAGGCCAGGCCAGCGGCAAATCAGCAGATTTATTGAGGCAGCAGTGGCAGTGGGGAGCAGGGATGTGGGAGGGTATGGGCCTACCCCGGGTCCATGGATGCAGGCCTTTCCCAGGCACGCAGTGTACACAGGAGGAAGAAGCGCAGGAACCGTGCCAATGGGCACGACGGTCAGCTGTGGTCAGTCTGTCCGCAGCCAGCAgcccttctcctccacctccttggtcACCACCAGCAGCACCTCACACAGGCCCTGGGCCAGCGCAGCCGCCAGGAAGGCCCTGGGTGGGAgaaatggggagactgaggcttggCCAGCCACAGCATTCCCTCCAGGGAGTGGGGTTTCGGGATGGAGCCCATGGTCTTGGAATCGCCTGTGAGGGGCTCACCTGACTCCATCCTCGTCCCCTAGGGCCTCGGGCGCCCGAAGCTTGGAGTCCAGGTTGTAGTAGACGCCGTCCACCTGGCGCAGGGCCACCCAGTGCCGCCGCCGCAGTGGCAGCGACAGCAGCCCCAGTGACACGGGCGAGGGCAGGTTCAGGATCAGCCCCAGCACCTGGGGCAGGGCCAGCTGGGACAGGGGCCTGTGTGGGCAGGGGGGGACACCGCCATCAGGGCCTGCTCTGCCCACCTGCTGGTGAAATGTTGGGGAGCATGTGGGGCCCAGGCTGGTGGCGGTGGGGGGGCCTCCTGAGCCCAGCCAGGGGTGTTCCTTAATCAGTCACCCTGATTCCTGACACTCATCTGTTCACCGCCCACTCAAACAAACCTCCCACCCATGCAGACTCCCAACCAGACCTCCCATCCACCCACCGCCCACCCAACTCACATCTTCCCTTCACCAACCACCATCACCCCATCTgtccagccacccacccaccaaCTTCACTCCTCACACAGCCACCCAGGATCCACCCACGATCCGCCCACTCCACCGATCCCAGCCACCAGCCAACTTCCCAACGACAATTCACACACTCACCCCCATCTATGCATCCACTTTCCATccctcacacacacccaccccacctccccgCCAGCCacccaccatcatcaccatccagcTAGCCATCTACTGCTCCCCACCCATGTAGCCAGCCACCTCCCAACAGAAGCCCACCATGGCCCCTACTCCTCACCCTCTGCCATCGGTCTACCCCGATCCACCAGCCACTGGCCACGAACACCCATCCCTTCATACCCCCTCATCCAACACATCCAACCACCCACACAGCATTCACCCAGCATCTCAGCCCATTGACCACCTGATCTCCCCCACCAACCAGCCAGCACCAGTCTTCCCACATCCATGCCCCCTCCCCCAGCCGCATTTCCCTCCTTGCCTCTCCACCCGACAGGCTTACACTACAGGGCACCCTTGGTGCCCGGCACGTGGTGTGCTGCTCTGGGGCCTACCTCCGCCTGTCCCACCACACGGCAGCCAGGCCCAGCCCCTGCAGAGCAGCCATGATCACGTTGACGTCATAGTTGCCAGTGCCCAGGAGGCTGCGATGAGGGTTCAGTCGGGAGTCTGGGGCCAACCTGGTAGTGGGGGTGTCCAGAGCTGAGTTGGGGAACCCCTGGAAAGGCCACCCCACAAAATGCCTCAAGCTGCCTCAGTCTTTGACTCTCCCCGCTTCAGACCCCACAACTCATCCACCCTCAAGTCCTGTGTCTCCAGCCCTGACTCTGCCCTGTCCACAAGGCCCCAGAAAGTCTTTGTCCCCCAGTCTCTCACTCTAGTCCATTTCCCTGAGGCCCTGAGCCTCCCCTGCTCACAGGCCTCCCATGGCTCCCCAGCGCCCCTGGACAAAGTCCCCATCCCTTGGCCAGTCCCTTCCTCTGTCTGTCAAGACCCACCTCAGATGTCACATCCTCTGAGAGGAGCCTCCTGACCTCCAGGCTGAGTCAAGGCCCTCTCTGGGCTGCCCCAGTGAACTGAGCACCTCAATGATGACAGCTGCCCGGATCACCCTGACTGAACACTGCCTGCTCCTCCCACGGGGCAGCCCTGCCCTTCCCCTGGTCACAGCCCACTCTGCTGCCTCACTTCCCCCAGGACAGACTCCCACGAGGTCCTGCGTGGTCTGGACCTGGTGGCCTTACCTCAGAGCCTTAGCCCCCTTCTTCCTGGccctgtccccacccacatccccTGTAGGGCACGCCCCGCCCAAGAAGGCTCTTCTGCCAGCCAACACTTGCATCTTTGGGCCCTGCCTCTGAACCGCTGCACATCTGTTCCCTATCTGGGCCCTGGGAGAGCAGGGCACGGGACGAAAAagctcctgtgtgtgtgtttccctcgCCTCCCTCAGGCCAGCACTCGTGTATCAGTCATCTCAGGGTCTCCAGCATGGCTTTGGCATGAAAGAGCTGATGGGTCCTTGTTCTGAATGACAGAGATGAATATACCCCATAATAATCAGTCTGAGACTCAGGCTATCCGGGAGCCGAAGGAGGCTTCGAGCAAGGCGCAGAGGAGGCAGGGCTATCTCTGGGTGTAGAAAGACCCTCTAGTGTCATGTGGGGACTGAGGGAGGGGACAGACTGGCGGTCACAGGCAGGCTGGGCAGGAGAGGGTCAGGCCTGAGCTAGGGCCAAGGACATGGGGACAGAGAGGAGGGAGTGAGATGATAAAGGCAtatgtttgtttgagacagggtcttgctctgttgcctggctcactgaaacctctgtctcccaggttcaagcaattctccagagtagctgggactacaggtgtgtaccaccatgcccagctaatgttttttaaatttttttagtagagatagggtttcaccctgttggccagggcggtctcaaactcctgaccttaagtgatccacccaccttggcctcccaaagtgctgggattccaggagtgagccaccatgcctggctaaggagTGATGTTTGACATGGTGAATAGTGAAGAGGAACATTCCAGGCTGGCAGGGAAGGCAGCCACGCCAGGCAGAAAGAAGTACTTGGAGGCCCAGAGGCCACACAGTGGGGCCTCCAGGGGAGTGGAGTGAAGTCTGGTTTGAGGGGGTCTGATGGCTGAAGCTGCAGAGGCAGGCTCAGCCTCTGCTACGAGGAGGGCCCTGAGCAGGGCGGGGCATGTTTAGGATGGACTGGAGAGCTGTGACAGGGCCCAGATAAGAGACCCTGAAGCTGGgtgagcctgtaatcacagctcctggggaggctgaggtgggaggatcacttaagcttggGAGCTCGAGGCCAGCCGAGCagcacagcaagactgtctctaaaaaaacgaAAGAACCACCGGATTGAGGCCTGGCTGGGGCTGAAGCCACAGGGACAGACAGGCACAGGAGGCAACATCTCCCCAGTGTCTAGCTTAGGCAAGTGAGCAGGGTGGGGGCAGAAGAAAGGCCCCCAGGCTCAGCGCGCCTGCCTGCTGctccaggggctggggtgggtgaCGGTCACCTCTTGCAGATCTCATCGGCAGCCTCCTGGCTAAAGAGCTGCTGCTGCAGAACGTTGTTGAGGGCGTGGACGGCACACAGCTCCAGGCGCTGCCGTTCGTGGTACACAGAGGGCGGACTCGGCTGTGCTCCCGGGGCCTGGGACATGCCGTCCTTGGCTCCTGCTGGGGGTTGGGAGGGGGAGAAGGTCCTCAGGGGCCTGGTATCTAGAGGTTCAACCTCCCAGCAGGCCTTTGGGGCATCGCCATTGATTGAGCTGGGGCTCGGGACAGTCCGGGAGGACCCCGGGCCCCTGATCCTGCTCCCTGGCAGTCTCCTGGCAGTACACGTTCCTCCATCCCCTATTCCTATTCCTACGAAAAAGGCTGTCTCTTCAGCTCCCTTAGCAACAGAGAACCACCCCCACCACGTCTCTAAGTAACAGGGTCCCTAACATGCTCACCTAGCAACAGAGGAACCCTCCTCCCCTGTCCCTAGGTAACCGGGGCGCTCTGTGGTTACCTAGCAACACAGCCCCCGTCCCACCGCACTAGGTAACAGTCTGTCCTCCGAGCACCTAGCAATAGAGGgtcctcctcctctgtctctaGGTGATAGGGTCCCCTCTGGTCTCCTAGCAACAGAAGACTCCCTTCCCTGGTCAGGAAGCAGCCAGGCTCTCTGCTCTTGTCACTTGGCAACGGGGGGGGGGCCCTCTCCCCAGTCACTAAGCAACAGGAGTACCTCTTCCCATCTCCCGGCAACCAGGCCCCGTCCCCGGACACCAAGGAATGGAGCCCTTCACCGACCCGCAGCCCAACCACGGCGCTCGCCCTTTGCCTGGCAACGCCCCTCACCCCGCCAGCCTCTCCACTCCACCGAGCCAGGGGCTTCCGCATCCCCCTCCTGGGCGGCGGATCTGGGCTCCCAGTGCGGGGCGGGCAGCGCTGCGCTGACTGGGCAGGAGGGACGGACTACAGCTCCCGGCGGTCCCCGCACGCCGGACTGCTACTCCCGTGGGTCCCCGCGGGACGCTTGCTCCACAAGGAACGCCCAGGGCGCGTAGCCCTGAGGTCCGCTGTCGGGCCCAGAAAACGCCGCACTACAACTTTGGTCGGGCCCCGCGGCAAGTCCCGGAAGTGCGCCTCAGAGGCCATTCCCTCGCGTACGGCCGCGCCCACTGCCGCGCAGAGATTCTGGGAAATATAGTGGGTAGGCTCTCGCGATAGCTTCCTGGCTCCGCGCTGTCGCGGGTGCTCGCCCCTTGT encodes:
- the JOSD2 gene encoding josephin-2 isoform X2 — its product is MGRGAKDGMSQAPGAQPSPPSVYHERQRLELCAVHALNNVLQQQLFSQEAADEICKRLAPDSRLNPHRSLLGTGNYDVNVIMAALQGLGLAAVWWDRRRPLSQLALPQVLGLILNLPSPVSLGLLSLPLRRRHWVALRQVDGVYYNLDSKLRAPEALGDEDGVRAFLAAALAQGLCEVLLVVTKEVEEKGCWLRTD
- the JOSD2 gene encoding josephin-2 isoform X1, producing MGRAGAKDGMSQAPGAQPSPPSVYHERQRLELCAVHALNNVLQQQLFSQEAADEICKRLAPDSRLNPHRSLLGTGNYDVNVIMAALQGLGLAAVWWDRRRPLSQLALPQVLGLILNLPSPVSLGLLSLPLRRRHWVALRQVDGVYYNLDSKLRAPEALGDEDGVRAFLAAALAQGLCEVLLVVTKEVEEKGCWLRTD
- the JOSD2 gene encoding josephin-2 isoform X3, producing the protein MSQAPGAQPSPPSVYHERQRLELCAVHALNNVLQQQLFSQEAADEICKRLAPDSRLNPHRSLLGTGNYDVNVIMAALQGLGLAAVWWDRRRPLSQLALPQVLGLILNLPSPVSLGLLSLPLRRRHWVALRQVDGVYYNLDSKLRAPEALGDEDGVRAFLAAALAQGLCEVLLVVTKEVEEKGCWLRTD
- the JOSD2 gene encoding josephin-2 isoform X4, with the translated sequence MSQAPGAQPSPPSVYHERQRLELCAVHALNNVLQQQLFSQEAADEICKRPLSQLALPQVLGLILNLPSPVSLGLLSLPLRRRHWVALRQVDGVYYNLDSKLRAPEALGDEDGVRAFLAAALAQGLCEVLLVVTKEVEEKGCWLRTD